TGACAAAAGAACGGGCCGCGATGACTGTCGTCTTACGCGGCCTGCTTGTCCGCCTCGGGATTCCAGACCAGCTTCAGCATGCGCATCAATGTTGCGGCATCGCCCGGTGCATGGCGCTTATCGGTATTGTCGAAGAACACGACGACATCGCGTGGCTGAGCGGGGGCAGCGCCTTCATCGCCGGCAAACTCGCCGTCCCGCATCGGCTCTCCACCCGCCCAGGCCTCGATGCGCGCCGCCCAGCGTTGCAGTTCCGCCTTCTCGTAGCGCGAGCGGTAGAGTTCCGCCGAACCGTGCAGCCGGCAGTAGACGAAATCAGCGGTCAGATCCATCAGCCGGGGCCACTCGACCGTGTCGGCACAAACCAGCGCTACACCGTAACGACGCAGCAGGTCGATGAAAACCGGGTCGCGAAAACTGTCATGACGGATCTCGATCGCGTGCCGCACCGGCCATTTCGCGTCCGCCTGCACCCAGGCTCGACCCGCCAGACGCTCGTCATGCCGTCGCGCCAGCGCCGCTGCCGCCTGTGTGTCCTGCGGAAGCAAGGCAAGGAAATCCTCCATCACGGCTGGATCGAAGCGGAAATTCGGCGGAAACTGCCAGAGCAACGGCCCCAGCTTCGACCCAAGCTGAAGCAGGCCGGACGCAAGGAAGTTGGCGAGCGGCGTCGCGATGTCTGAGCCGGCGCATATGGGTGATGTAGCGCGAGCCCTTGATGGCGAAGACGAACCCGTCGGGCGTCGCCTGCGCCCAGCGCGCGAAGACATCGGGTTTTTGAAGCCCGTAGAATGTGCCGTTGATCTCCAAGGCCGGAAACTGCCGGGCCGCGAAGGTGAGCTCGTTTTTTTTGCACCAATCCTTCCGGATAGAAGTGTCCGCGCCAGGGCGAATACGTCCACCCTGACACACCGATGCGGGTCGCCGGGCGCTCTTGCTGACGCGCGCGTCTCGCCTGCTTGCTCATAGCCACGCCTCAGCCAGGTGTCGGGCACGGACCCCAACGCGAGATTCATCGGAAGATGCTCGCGGCAAACGCCCAGCCGCTCACTCCTGTTCCGGGCGGTGCGTTCGGTCTGAACGCGATCCTTGGAGCCCGCCGCTGCAGTGATCGAGCATCGGTCCGTCCCGCCCGGATACTGGATCCGCCACCGGTCTGACCAGGCGGTTGATCGCCGTCCTTAGCTCCCCGCTCGGGGCATCGCGCAGAATGTCCCCGCTCTGCCCGGCGGATAGGCGCCGACGACGAGAAAGTCGCTGCTGGCGCTGAGCCGGCGGTGGCCCGTGCCGGCTGGAAGCAGCAGCACGTCTCCCGTCGAAACGCTGAGCTCGCGGCCGCCCTCGCCGCCAAGGACGAGCTCGGCCGAGCCCTTGGCGATGCCGAGTACCTCATGGCCCTTCGAATGATAGTGATGGAAGTCGTAGATGCCGTTTCGCCAGGCCGGCGGCCAGCCATTCTCTTCGAAACGCCGCTCCATCGCGCTGGCGAGGTCGGCCGGGTCACGAGGAAAAGCCTGCCGGTAGACGAGCGCCGGGAAGCGCGGATTATTCGGGATAGGTCCGCGCTCCTCGAAGGGCAGGACGAGAATCGTCATCGGCGCTGCCATCGCTCGCTCCAATCAATCGGAGCGCGGCCCGCTCGGATCGCGATCGCGGCCATGACCGTTGCCGGGCGTGGCGTCGCCATCCCCCGACAGCACGACCGGATTGGCGCTTACCAACCCTCCAGGATTCGGCTTCGCCTGCGAAGGTGCGAATTGCCCCTCCGCGTCCTGCTTCGCCGGCTGGCGGGATTTCACGTCCGCTTCCTGCTCAGGGCTCAATGTATTGCCGTGTCCATCACGCATGATGAGCTCCTTTGATTGTCGTTCAACGCGTGCCCCATAGGGTCGTCAGGTCGAGTTCCTCGTCACGGTGCTTGCCGCCGAGCTGAGCCGCCATCCAGGCTGCGGCTGCGCCGACCAGCAACGCCGCTGCGGTCAGGAACGCCGAGAGAACGCCCATCTTGCGGGTG
This sequence is a window from Bosea vestrisii. Protein-coding genes within it:
- a CDS encoding cupin, with amino-acid sequence MAAPMTILVLPFEERGPIPNNPRFPALVYRQAFPRDPADLASAMERRFEENGWPPAWRNGIYDFHHYHSKGHEVLGIAKGSAELVLGGEGGRELSVSTGDVLLLPAGTGHRRLSASSDFLVVGAYPPGRAGTFCAMPRAGS